tactcagtacttggtttgggccccttttgcattaattactgcctcaatgcggcgtggcatggatgctatcagcttgtggcactgctgaggtgttatggaagaccaagatgcttcaatagcggccttcagctcttctgcattgtttggtctcatgtctctcatctttctcttagcaatgccccatagattctctatggggttcaggtcaggcgagtttgctggccaatcaagcacagtaataccatggtcattgaaccaggttttggtacttttggcagtgtgggcaggtgccaagtcctgctggaaaatgaagtcagcatctccataaagcttgtctgctgaaggaagcatgaagtgctctaaaatgtcccggtagatggctgcgttgactctggacttaataaagcacagtggaccaacaccagccgatgacatggttCCCCAAAcctacacagactgtggaaacttcacactggacttcaagcatcttggattgtgtgcctctccattcttcctccagactctgggaccttggtttccaaatgagatgcaaaatttgctctcatcagaaaagaggactttgaaccactgagcaacagaccagttctttttttctttagcccaggtaagacgtttgacatttgaagcccatgtccaggacccgtctgtgtgtggtggctcttgatgcagtaactccagcctcagtccactccttgtgaagctccccacacatttgaatggccttttcctgacaatcctctccaggctacggtcatccctgctgcttgtgcaccattttcttccacacttttcccttccacttaactttccattaatgtgctttgatacagcactttgagaacatccaacttcttttgcaattaccttttgaggctttccctccttgtggagggtgtcaatgatggttttctgcacaactgtcaggtcagcagtcttccccatgattgtgaattcaactgaaccagactgagagaccatttaaaggctcaggaaccctttgcagatgtttagctgattagagtgtgacactttgagcctacaatactgaaccttttcacaatattctaattttctgagattctgaatttggggttttcataagctgtaagccataatcatcaaaattatatcaaataaaggcttgaaatatcttactttgcttgtaatgagtctatataatatattagttccaccttttaagttgaattactgaaattaatgaacttttgcacgatattctaattttttgagtttcacctgtatatatgctTACTTCAGggctcttattttaaaatgaattcaccagattaaggattatatatacacatattttaccagatgaggtttttttttattattcttgttattattcacaagatatgaagacACAATGCATGTGCTTACAGGGCACTTTTCTACAGTACATAGTCACATTTTTTTGCATACCCTTGCTGAAATTTTGAAAACTTGatttatctaattaaaataaaaaatgcattgaagcaagGATAAAATATGGATGAACATTGTCAAATTATGAACGATTTAGATGCAGCAAATCCCAACGAGGTGTcagggaatgttttttatttcacctctagaggccgctgttataCTGTACAGCCAAACCATTTTAAAATCTTGTGTAGACTTCGTTTTTCTTTGTTCTGGATCGCGCCCGGTCGACTGTGTTTCTTTCGAAAATATGCTCTTTCGAACGCGTTTGCCTTCATTGTGAAACTAGGCCCTTTTTAGATGCCAAATGCCTTGCCTTGAAAGTAGAATAGAGCGTAGGCGGTTGCAATCAGAGTGAGGGAAAAATAAGTGccgtttttgttttattaaatatcacAAGGCATAAAAGCAAAACAGATAAACatggaaaaaactaaaaagacaaagacacacaaatacaaataagttgccagtgtaaagaaaaaaaataaacaagaacaaTGCAATGCATTTACTTTAAGAGGACAAAAAGGATGAATATAGAGATacagttttcaatgctttgggatTAACAAGCGCTTTGGATAGTTTCCATGTATTTGTCTAGATCATCTTTGAATAGAGAAAAGAGAGGTTTAGAGCCAGTCAATTTTTGCTTATGTGAAATTTAGCTAGAAGGAAACACAAATTAATTATGTAATATTGTCCCGTATTCTCTTTTGAGAAATCAAACAATCCaaagaaaacttttttaaaaCAGAAAGAAGTCACTTACAAAATAAGATTGGATAAAAATGAACAAGTCTTACCAAAATTTCTCTGTGTGGGTACATTGCCAAAACAAGTGAATGACATCTTCCTCATGAGTGTGAAAAAACAGCAATTCACTTCAATGTGACTTATATTTCCTAAGAAAGGTTTTGGTTGGGTaacatttttgaatgaatttaaatgttatttcttttactttattgGTAAGCAGATACTTATGAGACAAAGACCATACTTTTTCCGAGCTGCGCAAACTGCAAGCATGATGGGAAATGACTTGCTGATGTcagattaaaggggtcatgacatactctgaaatgctctgttttaagCTGTCTAGCCCATTAAGACTTCTCTATAAACggccactgttgtgattggctaacatcatgcagcccctcgaaatcagcatttttttttttttaactcaatctGAAGAAAATTAAACTCCATTATAAAACCACACTTCAGGGTTGAAACCatgtacacccaacacatttaaTCTTAATATATCAAACttttcactcaagcacagcataaacacagcataaactatcaaacagtcttgacatttgaaacatttgtgaATTAATTGGTTACTTACGGTCCAACattaactgccccatctttcaataacaacTCCTTTGCTAAGCTTGAATAATTGttactggttcacaagcaatacacgctgatatgagctgaaaacacacacaattcACGTTGAAATGTTTTGAATACGCAAGCATAATACAATCCACagtgatgttgggtgcttcaacaaGCCAGCTTATTGTGACAAGCTTGTGGAAGGCCACccaaaaatgtttgacccaagttaaacaattcaaaggcaattctaccaaatactaacaaagtgcatgtaaacttctgacccactgggaatgtaatgaaagaaatacaatctgaaataaataattctctctctctctctctctctctctcatatatatataaagattaaatgtgttgggtgtacatGGTTTCAACCCTGAAGTGTGGTTTTATAATGGAGTTTAATTTTCTTCagattgagttaaaaaaaaaaaaaatgctgatttcgaggggctgcatgatgttagccaatcacaacagtggccGTTTACAGAGAAGTCTTAATGGGCTAGACAGcttaaaacagagcatttcagagtatgtcatgacccctttaatctgACATCAGCAAGTCATTTCCCATCATGCTTGCAGTTTGGTCAGCTCGGAAAATGCAGCTGTGCAGGCTCGCTCTTTGGGAAGAATTTTTGACATACGTTGTGATGCCATCACAGCAAGTCCAACACATTTCCAATGGCATGCATCTGCTGTTGATCACCATTGACTGGTTCTGCAAAGAACTTGCTTATCTCAAACAAACTGACTCTTTACACTCAAAGTTAGGTGCATGCCCCGATGATGTGCACTGTTGAGGACTATCAGCGTTTTGAGAAAATCTGGGCCACACGCGGACAGTCCGCATAGACCATGTGtaatgcaaatttcgtcatcagcacactGTGCATTTTCCGATCATAACATAGTATACTATGGCCTTTACAGTAGAATcctccagcactggctacagtggaacacataaaatgtgttttaggaattaataaaaaataaccatATTGGTTCCAAAATTAAGAACCAATCACCGCCGATATATTAGCCTACATCTAGTCATATATCTAGTATAGTCACAAGTCTTGCATGAAGTGTTTTAATCAAAACTAGCCACTGACACAGGCACCATCTTACACTTACCTGATAAAGGTGTCACAGAATGCTGAAGTCTAATGGGAGACAGAGTAGGAGATTTAAAAGCAGGCGATGATCTCTCTGAAAACATCGGACTGCCAAAACTGCCCAGACTATGTGCTCGCCGCTGACCTTGGATAGGACTTGATGAAAACTGGCCCTGAGGATTAAGGATAGAAacgtaacatttaaaaatgttatatgcaATTATCCCTTGATTCAGATTTTGTGTGTCAGCAAGGACATGTAACTTAAGTCTAGGAAACTGCCCTGATCCAAAATGATTTGGTACATACAGACAAGGGTGTCCCTGTTGGAATGCCACACTGAAGAGGAGAGACTATAACTGATGACATCATATCTTGACTGCCGGGAGAAATATTATGAGAATCTCGGTCCGGGCTCGGAGGGCTTGAGGAATCAGAGCCACTCTCATGGCCATCAAGAAAGAGCTTTCGCCGCAAAGAAGAGGAGCTAAGGCTCTCCTGCACCTGCTCAGTTAACTCCTCTGTCCTATAGTAATCAACTGGTAAAATAGAAAATACGTTCAGAAATTAATATCAATAAGTGCTCAATCGAGGAAACATGCCATTATTTGCCATATTGAAATCACCTGTTGACAAGATCTGACAAAAATTCTAGAATTTCAGTGAACTTATTGAGTCTGAATGTTCCATCCATTTGGCAAATACAGTAAATTACCTCTGTATACTAGGCTCGTCAAAACAGCACTTGATCAGGTTatggatatatacagtatataaggtgtaatatatatatatatatatatatatatatgcatatatgctgTGACTGGACACAATTTCTTTAAGTTTATAccattttaatcacctttttgccttgaCTAGCTTATTTTGTGTGCCCTGCAGTgtgacaaaagaacaaatatGCCTTGCAGACTAGCtcataaaaactgcatgcataataaacatacaaaactgatcaaaatgctatttaaaatagttttataggGAGCATACCATGTCACACAGCAAGATGTCAGCTTCTCAAAAAGATTTAATATTTTACACATATCTAAATTTGTTGTGGCCGGATTTGGAAATTTTATACAAAATGGTTTCTTACAACAATTCATCAAGAATCAAATAGTTACCCAGAACTTTTTCAAGATTGAAGTCCACAGGTAGAGACAGGACTGTCTGACAGATGGCTATAACACACACAAAGGAAGAcccattattttaaatgtacataattaaattgtgttatgtaaatactagggatgtgcacaagtaatcgattactcgttcagctttaaatattagaCTAGTTAAAACAGTACTTGAATACTGcaatttgattttcctttgtgccTTTGCCTGCCATGAGCAACATTGAAACTGCTTCTCTCACATAATTCTTGCCATTACTTCCCCCAAAAAgacaattctgccattatttaaagtgactgtattgcttcagaagaattGCAAAGTAGGTTCCATCCAAATTTTTTTTGTATCTTAATGTTCTTTATGCATAGCACTctttttttcataagaaaaaccGGTTAAAGAGTTGAAGGTGTAACAATTCTAAATttcaagtaatcgattactctcttttttttgtgttaGAATAATTGACTACAAATTACTCTAAATACCCATCTCTAGTAAATACATGCATGTACATAAATGTAACAGTTGGGGATCATTTAAGAAATGCCTTGTGTAGAATTACTGGACAGACCATTGATTTTCTTTGGTGATTGAAGCTCCTTTGTAACCAGTGGGGACAAAGAACCTAAATCCAGAACAGATttaattaatatctgaaatatcaCTTTTGATGTAATAAACTACCATCAAAAGATTCAGAACAATTATCTCTTTAAATGCATCATGACTCACTTTTCTGATAAGGCAGCTTTACTGATTGTTTAGCAGTTAGGGGTGCCCATGGAGAGGGAACAATGGCACCTTTAGTGAAAAACTGCAAAAGAGAAGGGAAATCAGTCAAGTATTTTTCGCTTCAATTCTATAAATAAAAATCCACAGGGGTGAtttaagtgatattataggtaAAGCAGTTTTACCTGTTCAATAGCATGCTGTCGTTTTTCCTCTATCTCTGCATCAGCCCTTGTTGTATTAAAACAAACTTGAGTTACATACAATATTGACGCTATATTTTCACGTAAAACACTACAGCTAAACATACCTGGATTGGCTCAGAAATACAGCCTGGCGGTGAATATCCTCTGGGCCTATTTCCACAGGAAGTAAATTTGCCATTTCATCAATGGACCATTTGAACTTGGCTGGTGTCtggaaaatataaagaaaatagaAATTAAGTTTCTTCCTTTTTCTTTATGTTCCTCAAATGCACAGTCAGATACTCACCGCTGAAGAGCTCATGGAGCTCCTGAACACAGATGGGCTAGGCATCAGAGATTCATGCAGGCTATGGTAGTCATTTGGGCTCTCAAACGGGTTCGAGATAGTTGGTCTTCCCGGAGTTTCGGGTGTTATATGAATCTCTGCTACATCTACCATCTTGAACAGTGTCAAGCAAACCAGTCTGCGCTTTAGTACTTAAAACAAACTTGAAATATTAAAAGGGTAAAAAAATCAGAAGAGGAAACATCCTGCTTGGTTATATATCTGCTGCTCGTTATTAATGATCAAAAAATTAACATGCGtgattaaataacaataattaaataaaaataattaatatgttattaataataaatacttaCAACGCAACGAAACTCAACAAACGCAACAGTGATCTCTGAATGGATCCAACGTCTGATTTAATTTTCGCACAGGCTGCCCTAGCCAATCAAAATTCTGCTGTCCGTGCAAAACAACCAATCAGGTTACAAGAGCAGCCAGTAAGTCGTCTCGACGTAACTTCCTTTAAAACGTTTAAAACTTTATTGAACGGGTTACCACCGCAACAAGCAGGGGGCGTGAATGATTTGAAAtcgttgtctgtttttttttatagtttcgtGCATAACTCGCAAACTTGTACTCGGTTTTTATGCGCAAATTGTGAGAAAACATCAGGAACTAAGTAGATAAATGTGTCTGTGGCATCTGGTCGGAAGATATAGTTTTGTTATTGTCATTGGATAGCTTTAGCAGGATAGCATCATGGCCAGTCCCGCGAGCGCAAACATGAATGCTGTCCGCGAGACTATGGAtggtaatataaaaaataaaaatgatttaagaaCACATTTGAACTAAATAGATCTTGTTTACATGTGTATATAGCGAATAAACACTTGTATGCAGTGTGTTGTTTTGAAGCATATCAGTCTGTCAATGGGTGAAACGCTGTGACAAATTTAAAGGcatattacataaaataacacgAATTTAGCTTTCTCAAAATGTTTGGTATTGATTGTGGTTTGTAAGTGCATCATTGCATGGTTCATTATCATATACCAATAATTAAACTGGTTGTCATTTTAATTGGGCAGTTGTGTTATTATGACATATTCATACATTTCAGTTCTCCTGGAGATATCAAGGCTTCTGAATACTGGATTGGACATGGAGTCTTTGTCCATATGTGTCCGCCTCTGTGAGCAGGGGATCAATCCTGAGGCTCTGTCATCAGTTATTAAAGAACTAAGAAGAGCATCTGAGTCATTAAAGGTAACCGAGCTACATTAACAcataagttttattttttgtttgtttcataagTATCCTGGTAAATCAGGTGAGGTCTGCCAAACAATCCTTCATGTTTTTTGTGTTATTAAATCAAAAATCCTTGTATGATAGAGTAACTTGGTTATTTGAAGTGGACCTGGATTCACAAAACATTCTTAAGTAAAATCTTCTTAACTAGATTCACAAAACATTCTTAAGTAAAATCttcttaactaccattttcttcttaatttctaacaaggaaaaaaatgaaaaattgtatgcatttcttttttcTCCTTAAGATTGTTTGCTCtctttattttcagcttttaAACTATCATCAACATCATGAACAATGAAATTTGTtgcatataacataacataattatTCTGCCACCCTTTCCCATGCCCGCCTCGTACTTTCTGACGTTATATATTACATTTCCTTAATGAGAACTTCCAGCTCTTGTTTactgaaatgtgtttcttttcttttcctccatATCAAATAAAAAGTTGTCAAATGGTTACCACCAAGTAAATTCTCCTGTGACTTTTAATGTCATTAAATTAACACTCATGCACtttacataaaaaatttaataaaatgattgcGAGGTGCTTGCTACTTAAAAAAAGTGGAATAGATCAAGTTATCGTTACGATTTACCAGTGTGAAGTATTGAATTTGTTGGAGTAGACAAGGCAACCTCATGGGCAGGCTCATataatcagacaatgtcaaagccTGTCATATTATCCATAAGAAACAAAATTaacacattcttaaaaaaatattttagaattgcACTTATGAGCATTATTAAAAACTTCTTTtaatttatcctaa
This DNA window, taken from Xyrauchen texanus isolate HMW12.3.18 chromosome 5, RBS_HiC_50CHRs, whole genome shotgun sequence, encodes the following:
- the bora gene encoding protein aurora borealis, which gives rise to MVDVAEIHITPETPGRPTISNPFESPNDYHSLHESLMPSPSVFRSSMSSSATPAKFKWSIDEMANLLPVEIGPEDIHRQAVFLSQSRADAEIEEKRQHAIEQFFTKGAIVPSPWAPLTAKQSVKLPYQKSSLSPLVTKELQSPKKINAICQTVLSLPVDFNLEKVLVDYYRTEELTEQVQESLSSSSLRRKLFLDGHESGSDSSSPPSPDRDSHNISPGSQDMMSSVIVSPLQCGIPTGTPLSGQFSSSPIQGQRRAHSLGSFGSPMFSERSSPAFKSPTLSPIRLQHSVTPLSGERKRLTFLSPDGVPLGSSNMDVDRCGESPFVEGCSPIHSCSPLQSRPRNKACIWASPAHISPILHPTFQDKENIHHNEPFPTMDLDTSSTEPHGQQDGLQSVGSVCEASLDVSEQMNEDELVLKDMGGNIETGRRESDEEEVVTSRSREESCGWVPVEDTASPVRLSSARTGSMPNAESTHMFVSLQAEESITPYDASMQVDSGYNTYSVCTTSLMDTIISDSQSKEMLDTHAVEEGVLYTRHTKPKLFIPPH
- the mzt1 gene encoding mitotic-spindle organizing protein 1; the protein is MASPASANMNAVRETMDVLLEISRLLNTGLDMESLSICVRLCEQGINPEALSSVIKELRRASESLKASENSTSQG